The DNA segment ATAGCGGTGCAGGGTACCGAGCAGGTTGGCAACGTAGAGGTCGAGGGTCTGGCGGTTTTGCCCGGCCAGTTCACTGCGGTAATAGCGCTCGGCCAGATGTTCCAGCGGCCATAGAAGCGGCGCCAGACACAGCGCCAGCAGGGCGAGGCTGCGCCAGCGAGGTCTGCGGGGAAGGGTAGGTTTCATGAGCCGGATGCGCCTGTGGTGACAGGCGCATTATGCCTAGGCTTGCCGGGCAAGACACTCATGCAGCGCAGTTTGCCAGTCAGGCTGACTGACACCCCATTCCCGCTGCAAGCGGCTGCAATCCAGACGCGAATTCAATGGCCGGGCGGCAGGCGTCGGATAGTCGCTCGAGGGAATCGGCAGCAGCGTTGCGCAAGGCTTCCCTTGTTCACGCAGCGCGTTGGCGATGGCCTGGGCAAAGCCGAACCAGGACGTTTCACCTTGCGCGGTCAAGTGGTAGGTACCCCAGGCACCCGCTTGCCCGTCTTGCCAGCGCTTGATCAGCGCGAGGGTACTGCGGGCGATGCTGCCGGCCCAGGTCGGCGCACCGATCTGGTCAGCGACAACCCGCAACTCGGGTTTTTCCTGAAGCAGACGCTGCATGGTCAACAGAAAATTGCGGCCATGGGTCGAATAAACCCAACTGGTGCGCAGGATCAAATGCTGCGCACGAGCGTCAGCGACCGCTTGCTCGCCGGCCAGCTTGCTCATGCCGTAGACCCCGAGCGGATTGGTCGCGTCGGATTCGACATAAGGCTCGTGCTTGCTGCCGTCGAATACGTAGTCAGTGGAGTAATGAATCAGCGGAACGCCCAGCAGGGCGGCCTCTTCGGCCAGGATGCCGGGGCCGGTCGCGTTGATGGCGAACGCCAGCGCAGGCTCGCTTTGTGCCTGATCAACCGCCGTGTATGCCGCTGCATTGATGATCAGGTCGGGCGCGACGTGCCTGACTTGCTGGCGAATTTGATTCGGCTGCGTCAGATCCAGCTTGGCTCGTCCCATGACGATCAGTTCGCCCGGGGCGGTAAAGCGCTCCTGTAGTTCACGCGCAAGCTGACCCTGTTCACCGCAGAGCAGTATTTTCAGCCCTCTGCTCATGGAAACAGGTCCGCCTCACGCAAGCTCTTGCCGCATTGATCCTTCTTTGAAAGTTGAGGTGGCTCTTTGAGCTGCCAATTGATCGCCAACTGGTCATCATCCCAACGAATACAGCGTTCGGCGCTTGGAACATAGTAATCAGTGGTCTTGTACAAGAACTCGGCGTAGTCGCTCAGAACCACAAACCCGTGAGCGAAGCCTTCCGGAATCCACAATTGACGATTGTTATGCGCCGACAAACGAACGCTGGTCCAGTGTCCGAAGTAGGGCGAGCTGCGACGGATATCCACCGCGACATCAAGCACCTCTCCAGCGGTAACGCGTACGAGTTTGCCTTGAGTATGCTCCAGCTGATAGTGCAAACCACGCAATACGCCTTTGAGCGAGCGAGAGTGGTTATCCTGCACGAATGTCGTTACCAGCCCCGTGGCCTGCTCGAATTCCCTGGCGTTGTAGCTCTCGTAGAAAAATCCGCGTTCGTCACCATAGACTTTCGGTTCGATTATCAAAACATCAGGCAGGCTGGTGGGGTATACGTTCATTGATTTTCCCCGGCGATTTTGTACAGGTATTGTCCATAGCCTGTCTTGCCGAAGTATTTGGCTCGCTCAAGCAGGTAATCGCGGCTGATCCAGCCATTCTGGTAAGCGATTTCTTCCAGACAGGCGACTTTCAGACCTTGGCGGTGTTCGATGGTTTGTACGTACTGCGAGGCTTCGAGCAAGCTGTCATGAGTCCCCGTGTCGAGCCAGGCAAATCCGCGACCAAAACGCTCGACCTGCAAGTCGCCGCGTTGCAGATAGGCATTGTTGACGTCGGTGATCTCCAGCTCGCCGCGAGGAGAGGGCTTGACCGCCTTGGCGATTTCCACCACGTCGTTGTCATAGAAATAAAGGCCGGTAACGGCGTAGCTGGATTTGGGTTTGGTCGGCTTTTCTTCAATGGACAATGCTCGGCCATCGCTGTCGAAGTCGATGACGCCAAAACGCTCCGGGTCCTTGACCCAGTAGCCGAACACGGTTGCACCGGTTTGCTGTTCTGCCGCTTTCTTCAACTGTTCGCCAAAGTACTGGCCATGGAAAATGTTGTCTCCCAGGATCAGGCAGACAGGATTGTCCCCGATGAACTCCTCGCCTATCAGAAAAGCCTGTGCCAAGCCGTCCGGCGAGGGCTGCTCGGCGTAGCTGAAGTTCACCCCGAACTGACTTCCGTCGCCCAGCAGATTGCGGTACTGAGGTAGATCTTGCGGGGTCGAGATCAGCAGAATGTCCTTGATACCGGCCAACATGAGCACCGAGATCGGGTAGTAGATCATCGGTTTGTCGTAAACCGGCAGCAGTTGTTTGGATACACCCAGCGTAATTGGGTGCAGGCGCGTACCTGAACCACCTGCCAAAACTATTCCTTTCATACGCCCAGCTCCTTGATTTCTGTTGAACCCAACCGTTCGCCCTGATAGCTGCCATCCTGTACGCGGCGACACCATTCAAGATTTTCAAGATACCACTGGACGGTCTTGCGCAGGCCTGTTTCGAAAGTCTCTTCTGGAACCCAGCCAAGTTCACGCTCGATTTTTCCGGCATCGATCGCATAACGCAGATCGTGGCCTGGGCGATCCTGGACGAACGTGATCAGATCGGCAAATTTCGCGACACCTTCAGGTTTTTGCGGAGCCAGCTCTTCAAGCAACGCACAGATGCTGCTTACTACATCGATATTCTTCTGCTCGTTATGCCCGCCGATGTTGTAAGTCTCTCCGACTACGCCTTCGGTCACGACTTTAAGAAGCGCGCGGGCGTGGTCGTCGACGAACAGCCAGTCACGCACTTGCAGACCATCGCCATAAACGGGCAACGGCTTGCCGGCCAGTGCATTGAGGATCACCAGGGGAATCAGCTTTTCCGGAAAGTGAAACGGTCCGTAATTATTCGAGCAGTTGGTCAGCAATACCGGCATCCCATAAGTGCGTTGCCATGCACGAACCAAATGATCGGAAGCGGCTTTGCTCGCGGAATAAGGCGAGCTCGGGGCATACGGGGTGGTTTCGGTGAACAGGTCGTTTACGCCATGCAGGTCGCCGTAAACTTCGTCGGTGGAAATGTGATGGAAGCGAAAAGCGCTCTTCTGCGGCTCCGGCAGTTTATGCCAGTAGGCGCGTGCGGCTTCCAGCAAGCTATAGGTGCCGACGATATTGGTCTGAATGAAATCCGACGGACCGTCAATGGAGCGATCGACATGGGACTCGGCTGCGAGGTGCATGATCGCTTGGGGCCGGAAGCGCTCCAGTACCGCACTGACGGCAGCCTGGTCGACGATGTCCGCACGAACGAATTCGTAACGACTGTTATCGGCAATACTGGCGAGCGACTCAAGATTGCCCGCATAGGTCAATTTGTCGAGGTTCAGCACTTCATGTTCAGTGCTTCGGATCAGGTGGCGAACCAGGGCGGAGCCAATGAAACCGGCGCCGCCGGTGATGAGAATACGCATGTAGGTTTGCCTTTTTCCGTAAGACGATAAAACGAATGAAGCATAGCTTGTCGGCAGGTGGTAGGCAGTGCAAGAGGGTTATCGTCGGTATTTCGGTTTCAGGGCTTATTTATTGGAGGCATTGGACGCTGGACCGCTCTGGCGAATCGGCTTTTATTTCCTCGGCAGTACTGCGCGGCGGGGGTTGATTATCCCTCGGGGCAATGGCGATATAGGCGCCTAATAAAATTTCAGGGGTCGTCCCATGCCGCTTGCCACGTTGATCCATCGCGCCAGTCTGCCCAGCCCGCAGGTCTCCGAGGCGCAGGCCCGGCAGTGGTTGGCCGAGCATTACGGTCTCAGCGGCACGCTACAGGCGCTGGGCAGTCAGCAGGACCTGAATTATCGGGTCGACAGTGAGCGTGGGCGCTTTGTCCTGAAAATCTGCCGCGGCGACTATGCACTTGTGGAGTTGCAGGCTCAGCATGCAGGCCTCAAGTACCTTGCCGAGCACTCGTCGGTGCACGTGCCCAGAGTGATCCCGGCCAGTAATGGTGAGGATCTGCTGTCGCTGGAAACCGACGGCGAGCCGGTACACGTGCGGTTGCTGGACTACATCGAGGGTCAGTCGCTGACTCATCTTGAGCATTTGGGCCATGACGTGGTGGCTGGATTCGGTCAGTTGTGTGGCGAGATGGATCTGGCACTGGCCGGCTTCGATCACCCGGGCCTTCAGCGCACGCTGCAATGGGACGCGCGCCACGCCAGTGCGCTGATCAGCCACCTGCTGCCGGTGATTCGGGATGAGCGCCAGCGTGGCTTGATCGCGCAAGCCGCCGAACAGGCTGAGCTGCGCTTGCAGCCGTTGCAGGACAAGCTGCCGGTGCAGGCGATCCACATGGACATCACCGACGATAACGCTGTCTGGCAACGCGATGCCAAGCGTCATTGGCAATTGCAGGGCGTGATCGACTTCGGTGATCTGGTGCGCACCTGGCGTATCACCGATCTGTCGGTGACATGCGCGGCGCTGCTGCACCATGCCGGCGGTGATCCGTTTGTGATTCTGCCGGCGGTGCAGGCCTATCACGCGGTCAATCCGCTGCAACATGAAGAGCTATTGGCGTTGTGGCCGTTGATCGTGGCGCGGGCGGCGGTGCTGGTGCTCAGTGGCGAGCAGCAGGTCAGCATCGATCCGGGCAACACTTACAGCCGTGACAACCTTGGTCACGAATGGGAAATTTTCCATGTGGCCACTTCTGTACCCCTGGCGCTGATGGAAGCGGCGATCCTCACGTCAGTCGGCCAGCCTCTGCCGACGGTCGGCAGCGAGGGTTTTGCGCCACTGTTGCCAGAGCTGGTCGGGCGCGAATTTGCGCTGATCGATCTTGGCGTCCTCAGTCCGCATTTCGAGGCGGGCAACTGGGAGCAGCAGGGTATCGATCAACGACTGCTCACTGAAGCCGCGGCCGCGCATGGACTGGCAGCGAGTCGTTACGGGCAATATCGCTTGTCGCAGACGCGGCCCGACAGTGCAGTCGAACCGGAGACGTTTCCACTGCACGTTGAATTGCGCGTGCCGCAGGGTTCGACGGTGGAAGCGCCGTTTGCCGGCGTGCTGCATCACGCGGCGGACGGTGTGCTGCAACTCGACGGCCCACAGCTCAGCGTGCGCCTGTGGGGTGTGAACGCTTCGTTGCACAGCGGCGCGGCGCTGGTCAAAGGTCAGGTGCTGGGTGCGGTCAATGGTCCGCTGCTTGTGCAGTTGAGTCGCATCGCCTCGCTGGATGCGCCGCTGTTCTGCAGCCCTTCGCGCGCTGCCGCGTGGCAGGCCTTGTGTCCTTCGCCAGCCACTCTGCTCGGGCTGGCCTGCGATGCCGAACCGGAGCTGGACGGCAAAACCTTGCTCGAACGGCGCGACGCCAGTTTCGCCCGCACGCAAAAACACTATTACGTCGACCCGCCGCGCATCGAGCGCGGCTGGCGCAATCACCTGATCGACATGCAGGGCCGCTCCTACCTCGACATGCTCAACAACGTCGCGGTGCTCGGCCATGGTCATCCGCGCATGGCGCAGGTGGCAGCTCGGCAGTGGTCGCTGCTCAACACCAACTCGCGCTTCAACTATGCGGCGGTGGCGGAGTTCTCCGAACGCTTGCTGAAGCTGGCGCCGGAAGGCATGGACCGGGTGTTTCTGGTCAACAGTGGCAGCGAGGCCAACGACCTGGCGATCCGTCTGGCGTGGGCCTACAGCGGCGGGCGCGACATGCTCAGCGTGCTCGAGGCCTATCACGGCTGGACGGTCGGCGCCGATGCGGTATCGACATCCATCGCCGACAACCCGCGTGCGCTGGAAAGCCGTCCGGACTGGGTGCACCCGGTGACCGCGCCGAATATTTATCGTGGCCAATTCCGTGGCCTGGATTCTGCGCCGGACTATGTGCGCAGCGTCGAGGTGCAACTGGCGCATATCGCCGCGCAGAAGCGCCAACTGGCCGGTTTCATCTGCGAACCGGTGTACGGCAATGCCGGCGGGATTTCCCTGCCGCCCGGTTATCTGAAGCAGGTCTATGCGCTGGTACGGGCCCAGGGCGGGGTGTGCATCGCCGACGAAGTGCAGGTCGGTTACGGGCGCATGGGCCACTTTTTCTGGGGCTTTGAAGAGCAGGGCGTGGTGCCGGACATCATCACCATGGCCAAGGGCATGGGCAACGGCCAGCCGCTCGGCGCGGTGATCACTCGCCGGGAAATTGCCGAAGCGTTGGAAGCCGAAGGCTATTTCTTCTCGTCGGCCGGTGGCAGCCCGGTGAGCTGTCAGATCGGCATGACAGTCCTGGATGTCATGGAAGAAGAAAAGCTCTGGGAAAATGCCCAGGTGGTCGGCGGTCACTTCAAGGCGCGGCTGGAAGCGCTGATCGATAAACACCCGCTGGTGGGGGCGGTGCATGGCTCCGGCTTCTATCTGGGGGTGGAACTGATCCGCAACCGCGAGACGCTGGAGCCGGCCACCGAGGAGACCACGTTGTTGTGCGATCGCCTGCGCGAGCTGGGGATCTTCATGCAACCGACCGGGGATGACCTGAATATTCTCAAGATCAAACCGCCGATGGTCACCTCGCGGCGCAGCGTGGACTTCTTTGTCGACATGCTGGATCGGGTGCTTGAGGAAGGCCTGTAACTGGCACCGAGCTTTTGTAGGAGTGAGCCTGCTCGCGATGGCGGTGTGGCAGTCGCCCTTGTCGTTTGACTTGCCGCCATCGCGAGCAGGCTCACTCCTACAGGGATTGGCGTTAATTCGATTTGTATCGGTATTTATCTGAGTTTTTTAGACGTGCTGCATTTTTAAGCATTTTAAATACGATATTTATCGGTTATAAAGTCGCCATTGCTTTGCAACCCTTCGACGGTTCCCAGGAGTCCTGATCCGATGACCACTTTGAAAAGTACCCCGCGTGACGATGGCTTCTACATGCCGGCCGAGTGGGCGGCGCAGACCCAGACCTGGATGATCTGGCCCGAGCGCCCGGACAACTGGCGCCTGGGTGGCAAACCGGCGCAGGCCGCGCATGTTGCAGTGGCCAAGGCCATCGCCCGATTCGAACCGGTGACCGTTGCCGTGTCGGCCGGTCAGTATGAAAACGCCCGTGCGCGCCTCGACGTGCCGAATATCCGTGTGGTCGAGATGTCCAGCGATGATGCCTGGGTACGTGATACCGGCCCGACGTTCGTCATCAACAACAGCGGCGAAGTGCGCGGTGTGAACTGGGACTTCAACGCCTGGGGCGGCTTTGAAGGCGGTCTGTATTCGCCGTGGAATCGTGATTCTCAGGTCGGCGGCAAGATCCTCGAAATCGAGCGCAGCCCGCGTTATCGCACCGAAGGTTTTGTGCTGGAAGGCGGCTCGATTCACGTCGACGGCGAAGGCACGCTGATCACCACCGAAGAGTGCCTGCTCAACCACAATCGCAACCCGCACCTGAGCCGCGAAGAGATCGAAGCGGTGCTTCGCGACAATCTGTCTGTGGATAAGATCATCTGGCTGCCGGATGGCCTGTTCAACGACGAAACCGACGGCCATGTGGATAACTTCTGCTGCTATGTGCGCCCGGGCGAAGTGCTGCTGGCGTGGACCGACGATCCGCAGGATCCGAACTACCCGCGCTGCCAGGCCGCAATGTACGTGCTGCAAAGCAGCACCGACGCCAAGGGCCGCCCGTTCACGGTGCACAAGATGCCGATCCCGGGGCCGCTGTATGCCACCGAAGAAGAGTGCGCGGGCGTCGATCCGGTCGACGGTACCCAGGAGCGCAATCCTTCTGTGCGTCTGGCCGGTTCCTACGTGAACTTCCTGATCGTCAACGGCGGCATCATCGCGCCGAGCTTCGACGATCCGATGGATGCCCCTGCACGAGAAATCCTGCAGAAGCTGTTCCCGCAGCACGAAGTGGTGATGGTGCCGGGTCGTGAACTGTTACTGGGCGGTGGCAATATTCACTGCCTTACCCAACAGCAGCCAGCGCCGCACAAAGAGTGAGTTGAGACGTAACAGCTTGAGTTGATTAATAAATCAGCCAGGCAACAATTAGCTCGCTGTGCATGCAAAGAAGCCCGCGGCCTTACTGGACCGCGGGCTTCTTTGTATCCGCTTGTCGACAAATCGGAAACCTTGGCATAGCTCTTGTATCGGACAAAGCGCACTAGGGAGAGGGGGGACTTCAATAGTTCTGTCATAAACCTTGGATAACTTGGCCGCTCACGAACGGGGAGAGAGCGCTGAAATGAACGCCGAAGTGAACGTAGTCAGCGAGCGGAATTTGCATCCCATGGTCGTAAACGGCGAATCGCTCCAGATTGTCGCGCACTTTTTGAAATCCAATGGAACGCGTCAGATCAGGGAACCTGATCCGCGCCGGATGATGATCGAGCGCTATCCCGCTGGCCTGTTCAGCGAGGCCGAACTGGAAGCGTTATGGGCTGTGATGCAAGGATAAGAAAAACAACAAGGATTGGTAAAAGCGCTGCCGGGATGGCGGCGCTTTTTTATGCACGACACAAAAGCCACTGCGAACATTGGACCTGTGGGAGGGGGCTTGCTCCCGAATGCGGTAAGTCAGTGACGATGATGTTGCCTGGCCCGACGCCTTCGGGAGCAAGCCCCCTCCCACAGGATTTGTGTGAAATCAGAAGCTGTAGGTACCGGTCATCACCACGCTGCGCGGTGCGCCAGGCTGGATCTGATATTGGCTGGTGGCCGAGGCGTAATACTCGCGGTCAGTGATGTTGTTCAGCGCTGCGCGCAAATCCCAGTCCTTGAAGCGGTAACCGACCAGTGCATCCCAGCGGCCATACCCCGGCAGCACGGTGGTGTTGGCGTTGTCGGCATAACGCTGGCCGACCAGGGTCAGGCCGGTTTCGCCGTACCAGCCCATTTCCGGTTTCCAGGTCAGGAACAGGCTGCCGTTGTGTTTGGCCACGTTGTTGACGCGCTTGCCTTCCAGGCCGTTGTTGTCCTTCTCGATGGTGGTGTCCTGCACGCCGACGCCGCCGCGCATGTACCAGTTGCCGACCAGTTTGCCGGTGGCGGTCAGCTCGACACCGCGGGAGCGCTGAAGACCGGTCATGACGGTCAGGGTCGGATCGTTCGGATCGCTGGTGCGGCGGTTGTAGAGTTCCAGGTCGTAGACCGCCAGGGTGGTGCTCAGGCGATCATCCAGCCAGTCGCTTTTCACCCCGATTTCTTTCTGTTTGGTCAGCTCCGGACTCAAGTCGTTGCTATTGCCGGCTGCGCCCGGGGTGATGCCGATCAGGCCGCCGCCGACGGGCGAGAAGGTCTTCGACCACGAGGCGTAGAACGAATGATTCTGCAGCGGCGTCCAGACAATCCCGAAACGCGGACTGGTGCTGTGGCTGTCGCGGTCTTCGGTGATGTTCTTGAGTTTGTTGGTCGACTCGATATCGAACGTGTCGTAGCGCAAGCCGGCCAGCAGTTGCCATTGATCGTTCAGGCGCAATTGGTCCTGTACGTAGACCGCGCGGCTTTCGACTTCGGTGTGGCTGTCGCTGAACGTTTGCATGCTGCCGGTGTGGCGCAGCTCGCGGTTGGGGTTGAACAGGTCGAGCGACGGCACCGGTTGTGCGCCCGGGGTCTTGCCGGTCGCGGCGTTGTACAACTTCGGGTCGCGGCGCTGGCTGCCGATCTCGACGCCGGTCAACAGGCGATGCTCGAGGCCAAAGGTATCGAAACCACCTTCCAGTTCGAGGTTGTTGTAGACGTTGCGGGTGGTCAGATCCTGCTGCCAGTGCTGGCGCGCGACCTTGTTGGTTTTCGGGTCGAAGCCGGTCAGGTAGGTGTTGTCGAAATCGCTGTCGAGCTTGAACACGCCGAGGGTCTGGCGCAGTTGCCAGGCGTCGTTGATCTCGTAGGTGAATTTCGAGCGCAGGGACTGCGCCTTGTCGTCGATAAAATCGTGATCGTTGCCGTAGGTGGTGTCGCGACCAACGTCTGCCGGGCGGCCATTTACCCCCGGAATGCCGCGATCCGGGGTGCGGTTGTAGCGGCTGTATTCGTATTGCACCAGCCAGTTGAGGTCCGGGGTCAACTGCCAGCTCATCGATGGCGCGAACAGCTGGCGGTTGCCGCTGACGCCGTCGCGGAAGCTGTTTTCATCCATGTTGCCCATGTTCAGGCGCAGGCTGAGGTTTTCGCTGGGGTCGGTGCTGAGGTCGGCGTACAGGCTGCGCAGGTCTTCGCTGCCGCCCTGCGCTTCGATGGTCGAGCGACGGCCGAATTCGGGCAGCTTGCTCACGCGGTTGACGATCCCGCCCTGGCTGCCACGGCCGTAAAGTACCGCCGCCGGGCCTTTGAGCACTTCGACCCGTTCGATGTTGTGCAGGTCGCGCTTGTACTGGCTGTCGTCGCGGATGCCGTCCAGATAGAAGTCGTTGCTGGCGTCGAAGCCGCGGATGCGCAGGCTGTCGAAGCGGGTGTCGGCGCTGCTGCTGACGTTGGGGATGCCGCTCAGGGCGTCGCCGATGTCGTTGGTGCCGTAGTCGGCGACGTTCGCGGTCTTGATCGAGTCGATGGCTTGCGGCACATAACGCACCGGGGTCGAGGTGCGGGTCGCAGTGCTGCTGATTTTGACGCGCGGGTCCTCGGCCTGTTCTTCGGCGCTGATCGCGGTGGCGGGCAGTTCGGTGGCGGAGTAAGCAAAACCGCTGGTTAGAAAGGCAGACAATCCAAGGGTGACAGGCGTGAGGCGGAACGGGGCAGGCATGGAAAAGCGCATCCGAAAGGGTAGGGAAATTCAAACGCGCAAATGATAAT comes from the Pseudomonas sp. RSB 5.4 genome and includes:
- the rfbD gene encoding dTDP-4-dehydrorhamnose reductase; amino-acid sequence: MSRGLKILLCGEQGQLARELQERFTAPGELIVMGRAKLDLTQPNQIRQQVRHVAPDLIINAAAYTAVDQAQSEPALAFAINATGPGILAEEAALLGVPLIHYSTDYVFDGSKHEPYVESDATNPLGVYGMSKLAGEQAVADARAQHLILRTSWVYSTHGRNFLLTMQRLLQEKPELRVVADQIGAPTWAGSIARSTLALIKRWQDGQAGAWGTYHLTAQGETSWFGFAQAIANALREQGKPCATLLPIPSSDYPTPAARPLNSRLDCSRLQREWGVSQPDWQTALHECLARQA
- the rfbC gene encoding dTDP-4-dehydrorhamnose 3,5-epimerase — encoded protein: MNVYPTSLPDVLIIEPKVYGDERGFFYESYNAREFEQATGLVTTFVQDNHSRSLKGVLRGLHYQLEHTQGKLVRVTAGEVLDVAVDIRRSSPYFGHWTSVRLSAHNNRQLWIPEGFAHGFVVLSDYAEFLYKTTDYYVPSAERCIRWDDDQLAINWQLKEPPQLSKKDQCGKSLREADLFP
- the rfbA gene encoding glucose-1-phosphate thymidylyltransferase RfbA — translated: MKGIVLAGGSGTRLHPITLGVSKQLLPVYDKPMIYYPISVLMLAGIKDILLISTPQDLPQYRNLLGDGSQFGVNFSYAEQPSPDGLAQAFLIGEEFIGDNPVCLILGDNIFHGQYFGEQLKKAAEQQTGATVFGYWVKDPERFGVIDFDSDGRALSIEEKPTKPKSSYAVTGLYFYDNDVVEIAKAVKPSPRGELEITDVNNAYLQRGDLQVERFGRGFAWLDTGTHDSLLEASQYVQTIEHRQGLKVACLEEIAYQNGWISRDYLLERAKYFGKTGYGQYLYKIAGENQ
- the rfbB gene encoding dTDP-glucose 4,6-dehydratase; translation: MRILITGGAGFIGSALVRHLIRSTEHEVLNLDKLTYAGNLESLASIADNSRYEFVRADIVDQAAVSAVLERFRPQAIMHLAAESHVDRSIDGPSDFIQTNIVGTYSLLEAARAYWHKLPEPQKSAFRFHHISTDEVYGDLHGVNDLFTETTPYAPSSPYSASKAASDHLVRAWQRTYGMPVLLTNCSNNYGPFHFPEKLIPLVILNALAGKPLPVYGDGLQVRDWLFVDDHARALLKVVTEGVVGETYNIGGHNEQKNIDVVSSICALLEELAPQKPEGVAKFADLITFVQDRPGHDLRYAIDAGKIERELGWVPEETFETGLRKTVQWYLENLEWCRRVQDGSYQGERLGSTEIKELGV
- a CDS encoding aminotransferase, which translates into the protein MPLATLIHRASLPSPQVSEAQARQWLAEHYGLSGTLQALGSQQDLNYRVDSERGRFVLKICRGDYALVELQAQHAGLKYLAEHSSVHVPRVIPASNGEDLLSLETDGEPVHVRLLDYIEGQSLTHLEHLGHDVVAGFGQLCGEMDLALAGFDHPGLQRTLQWDARHASALISHLLPVIRDERQRGLIAQAAEQAELRLQPLQDKLPVQAIHMDITDDNAVWQRDAKRHWQLQGVIDFGDLVRTWRITDLSVTCAALLHHAGGDPFVILPAVQAYHAVNPLQHEELLALWPLIVARAAVLVLSGEQQVSIDPGNTYSRDNLGHEWEIFHVATSVPLALMEAAILTSVGQPLPTVGSEGFAPLLPELVGREFALIDLGVLSPHFEAGNWEQQGIDQRLLTEAAAAHGLAASRYGQYRLSQTRPDSAVEPETFPLHVELRVPQGSTVEAPFAGVLHHAADGVLQLDGPQLSVRLWGVNASLHSGAALVKGQVLGAVNGPLLVQLSRIASLDAPLFCSPSRAAAWQALCPSPATLLGLACDAEPELDGKTLLERRDASFARTQKHYYVDPPRIERGWRNHLIDMQGRSYLDMLNNVAVLGHGHPRMAQVAARQWSLLNTNSRFNYAAVAEFSERLLKLAPEGMDRVFLVNSGSEANDLAIRLAWAYSGGRDMLSVLEAYHGWTVGADAVSTSIADNPRALESRPDWVHPVTAPNIYRGQFRGLDSAPDYVRSVEVQLAHIAAQKRQLAGFICEPVYGNAGGISLPPGYLKQVYALVRAQGGVCIADEVQVGYGRMGHFFWGFEEQGVVPDIITMAKGMGNGQPLGAVITRREIAEALEAEGYFFSSAGGSPVSCQIGMTVLDVMEEEKLWENAQVVGGHFKARLEALIDKHPLVGAVHGSGFYLGVELIRNRETLEPATEETTLLCDRLRELGIFMQPTGDDLNILKIKPPMVTSRRSVDFFVDMLDRVLEEGL
- the aguA gene encoding agmatine deiminase, with amino-acid sequence MTTLKSTPRDDGFYMPAEWAAQTQTWMIWPERPDNWRLGGKPAQAAHVAVAKAIARFEPVTVAVSAGQYENARARLDVPNIRVVEMSSDDAWVRDTGPTFVINNSGEVRGVNWDFNAWGGFEGGLYSPWNRDSQVGGKILEIERSPRYRTEGFVLEGGSIHVDGEGTLITTEECLLNHNRNPHLSREEIEAVLRDNLSVDKIIWLPDGLFNDETDGHVDNFCCYVRPGEVLLAWTDDPQDPNYPRCQAAMYVLQSSTDAKGRPFTVHKMPIPGPLYATEEECAGVDPVDGTQERNPSVRLAGSYVNFLIVNGGIIAPSFDDPMDAPAREILQKLFPQHEVVMVPGRELLLGGGNIHCLTQQQPAPHKE
- a CDS encoding TonB-dependent siderophore receptor; protein product: MPAPFRLTPVTLGLSAFLTSGFAYSATELPATAISAEEQAEDPRVKISSTATRTSTPVRYVPQAIDSIKTANVADYGTNDIGDALSGIPNVSSSADTRFDSLRIRGFDASNDFYLDGIRDDSQYKRDLHNIERVEVLKGPAAVLYGRGSQGGIVNRVSKLPEFGRRSTIEAQGGSEDLRSLYADLSTDPSENLSLRLNMGNMDENSFRDGVSGNRQLFAPSMSWQLTPDLNWLVQYEYSRYNRTPDRGIPGVNGRPADVGRDTTYGNDHDFIDDKAQSLRSKFTYEINDAWQLRQTLGVFKLDSDFDNTYLTGFDPKTNKVARQHWQQDLTTRNVYNNLELEGGFDTFGLEHRLLTGVEIGSQRRDPKLYNAATGKTPGAQPVPSLDLFNPNRELRHTGSMQTFSDSHTEVESRAVYVQDQLRLNDQWQLLAGLRYDTFDIESTNKLKNITEDRDSHSTSPRFGIVWTPLQNHSFYASWSKTFSPVGGGLIGITPGAAGNSNDLSPELTKQKEIGVKSDWLDDRLSTTLAVYDLELYNRRTSDPNDPTLTVMTGLQRSRGVELTATGKLVGNWYMRGGVGVQDTTIEKDNNGLEGKRVNNVAKHNGSLFLTWKPEMGWYGETGLTLVGQRYADNANTTVLPGYGRWDALVGYRFKDWDLRAALNNITDREYYASATSQYQIQPGAPRSVVMTGTYSF